CGCGCGTTCGGCACACCGGCGTCGCCGTGGGCCACAGCGTCGGCGCCGTGCTCGGCGGTGGGCTGGGGCCGTATCTGGCCACCTGGCTGATCTCGGCGACCGACAACACGTTCATGCCCGCCTTCATGCTGGTGGGTGCGGGAATCGTCGGACTGCTCGTGGTGGGTGTCGCGGTCAAGCCCAACAGCGACCCGGGCAATCACCTCTACCGCTAGGAAGCACACACCGTGACCGAGATTTACGTATCCGATGCCATCCACCCCGACGTCCTCGCCACCATCGGCGAGTCAGCGCGGGTCCATTTGGGCTGGGGGGACGACGCGGTCGACTACGCCCGGGTGGCTCCGGCGGTCGACGCCGTGATCCTCCGCGCGGAGACCTTCAGCCGAGCCGTGATCGAGGCATCGCCCAACCTGAGAATCATCGCCCGCCACGGGGTGGGCACGGACAACGTGGACCTCCACGCCGCCGCCGAACACTGCGTGTGGGTCACCACCACCCCGGGAGCCAACAGCAACGCCGTGGCCGAATACGTCTTCGCCCTACTGCTCTCGGCCGCCAGGAAAGTGCCCCAGGCGATGGAGCGCGTACGCGGTGAACGCTGGTCCGAGGGCAAGTCCGACCTCGTCGGCTTCGAACTCGGCGGCCGCACCATCGGCGTCCTGGGCTTCGGCTCCATCGGCAGGGCGGTGACGCGGATCGCCACCGGATTCCGAATGCGCGTCCTGGCTTACGACCCCGCCGTGGAACCCGCCGACATCGCGGGAGCCGGTGCGGGGCCGGTCGAGCTGAGAGAGTTGCTCGCCGCCTCCGACGTGGTCACCGTCCACGTGCCCCTGCTGCCGTCCACCCGCAATCTGCTCGGCGCCGACGAGATCGCTCGGATGAAACCCGGCAGCATCCTGGTCAACACGTCCCGGGGCGGGCTGGTCGATGAGAACGCCCTGGCCGACGCGCTGCGGTCCGGCCGACTGGGTGGCGCGGTCCTGGACGTCCTCGAGGCCGAGGCAGCCGACATGAAGGACCCGCTGCGCCACAACGCGCTCCCGCTGGGCACCACACCCGCTCTCGGGGTCACCCCTCATGTGGCCGGCCAAACCACCGAGGCGTTCCGCCAAGCCGGACACATGGCCTGGGAGGCGGTACAGGCGGCCCTGGCCGACAGGACCCCGCCGCACGCGGTGCAGCCAAGGGGAGGCCGAATGGCGGCCGAAGCCTGACGGAGCTCGCCGCCACCGGAGTCGGCGGCGCGGTTCCAGCAGCCCCGACCCCCGTCCGGGCCATCAACACCTCGAGAAGAACTGATTGAAGGAGCGCAATGTACATCGATGCCGCCGCCGACAACATCCGGGTGTCCCGACCCTGGGCGCGCCCAACCGCAGATCTCGTCAACGGTCTCGCCGCCTATCCGACGGCGCTCATAGGCGACGTCCGCAGACGCATGGGCCTGATGTCATCGGAAATCCGTTGTCTGACGCCGGGTCTCAGGCTGGCCGGCTCCATCCTGCCCATCCAGATCTGGGAAGGAGACAATCTGGCCATCCACCGCGGCCTGGACGAAGCCCAACCGGGTGACGTGCTGGTCGTCGCGGGCAATTCCGTCACCGGTAGGTCTGTCTTCGGCGGCATCCTGGCCGAAATCTGCCTCGCCCACGGTGTCAAGGGCGTGATCGTCGACGGAGCCGTGCGGGACCTGGAGGAGACGGCCCGCCTGGGACTTCCGGTCTTCGCCCGGGCGGTCAGCCCCGCAGGCCCCTCCAAGAACGGCCCTGGCACCGTAGGCGCGCCGGTGGCCTGCGGAAACATGGTGTGCAACCCCGGTGATGCGGTCATCGGCGACGACGACGGCATCATCGTGGTGCCCGCCGACGAGGTGGAGGAGACGCTGGCACTCCTTCCTGCCCAGCAGCAGGCCGAAACCGCCATCCTCAACAGACTCGCGGCCGAGCGCAAGCAGAGTTGAGAAGCGAACCGGTGCGGTGTCCGGGGTTCCCGGCATGAGGAGCACCACAAGCGCGAAAAGAACCTTCGCCCCGGCTTAGGCCCCGTCTCCCCCCGAGCCGGGGCCTAAGCCGGACACGCAGAGCGGAGCTGCGGCAAGTGCGCGGTCAGCACGCGGGCGTACTCAGCCAGAACCTCCGAGAGCCGCTCGGCCTGCTCTTCTACGGGCTCGGCCTCCTCCTCGCCGGACCACTCGGACTCCTCGCCGGCGAGGAGCCGCCGACGAGCCTCGGCCATGTGCGGGCCGGCCTCAAGCGAACCGTCCACGGCCTCCACCGCCGCAGCGGCCACACCCCGCCGATGGAGCTCATCGACGAGTTCGGCGGTGCCGGACAGCAGCGGAGCCTGCGGCTCTTCCCACACCGCGCCCCACAGGCGCTGGCGCAGGCGGACTGCCGCAGCTCGGCTGCGACATGGAGCTGTGTGGCGCTGCCGGCGCGCCTGCATGGTGACTGCGGTGACCAGCCCACCCCGGGATGGTCACCGCGCGCCGGTCACACCTCGGCGAGCTCCATGTGGCGGCGATCCTTGGCGAGGTAGCCGCCGACCAGCAACAGCGCGCCTCCCGCGGCGAGGACGACCACCGGGGTGTAGTCGTAGGGCATGACGTCGCCCAGCCACACCATGTAGTAGGCGTAGAACGCCGGGATCATGCTGGGCAGGCTGTAGGCGATGCCGTAGCCCGAGGCGCGGACCTCGGTCGGGAACAGCTCCATCAGGAACGCGGTGATCATCGCCCAGACGAACAGGCCGCCGATGATCGCCACGACCGTGAAGGGGATCACCGCGAGGGCGTCGCTCTGGCTCACCGCGAGACCGAGCGCGACCGGGCCCACCACAAGGTTGACCCCGCCCAGGACCATGATGACCTGCCGCCGGCCGAAGCGCTGCCCCAGGTGTCCCACGAACGGGAACAGGACCATGCCGATGGCCGCCGACACCAGGATGATCAGGTTGATCCGGGAGACGTCCACCCCGAGCCCGCCGAAGTGGCTGGAGAACACGCCGACCGTGCCGTTGAGGGTGAGCCAGCATCCCGAGCCGACGATGAACGCGACGCCGAACGACGCCAGGTTCCGGCCGGAGAAAAGCACCTTCAGGGGGTTGCCGGCCTCGGGCACCTCCGTCCACAGCTCCGACTCGGGCACCGACCGCCAGTAGAGGACGAACAGCGCGACGCAGAACACGAACCCGACGGCGAACGGGACGCGCCACCCCCACACCGAGTAGGGCGCGTCCGGCCCTCCGGTCGGGAACAGCGCGAGGGTGAGCATGGTGACGATGGTGATGAACCCGAGGGCGGCCGGGTAGCCCATGTTGATCAGCGACCCGAAGACCCCCCGCCGGTTGCGGGGGGCGTACTCCATCGCCAGTGGGTTGGCCGCGGTGTACTCGCCGCCGAGGAACACCCCGTCGAGGAGCCGCAGGACCACCAGCAGGACCAAGGCCGCCACCCCGATGGTGTGGAACCCCGGCATCACCGTCATGATGCCGGTGCACACCGCCGACCCTCCGGCGGCGATCAGGGTCGTACGCCGACGCCCCAGCCGGTCTCCCATGGGGCCGAAGATGAGGGACCCCAGCGGGCGCCCGACGATCGAGGCAACGAAGATCAACGCCGAGAAGACGGCCACGTCGACGTCGGAGGAGCCGGTGGCGGTGAAGTACGCCATCGCCGGGGTCAGGGCGATCACCGGCAGGTAGATGTCGTACATGTCGACAAAGAAGCCGAACATCGCCCCACCCAGGGCACGGCGTCGCTTGGCGCGCTGGCCGGGGGCTGACTGGGCTGTGTCAGTCATTGGGCTCGTTCTCCTCGCCTTGGGGCTCGGGTCGTGCGGGGGTGTCGTCGACGAGCGTCACGGCCGCGGGACGGCTGGTGTCGACACGGAGTTGGAAGAGGTCGGTGCGCTGGTAGGTGCCGACGATGTCGTGGATGCGCTTGAGCACGACCTCGTCCTGGAGGTCGACGTCGGCGTAGAGAATGCCCTCACCGCCCACGAGGGGTCCGGCCAGGACCTCGCCGCGAGGGCCGACGATGAGGGAGGCGGTGGGCGCGGAGCGAAGGAGCTGTTCCACGCGGCTGTCGCCTTCGGCGACGGCGGCCACGGCATCGTCGCCCAGGGCGGTGGCCGCTACGACGCTGAACACCTTTCCCTCGAAGGCGTGGGCGGCGCTGCGAATGCGGATGGCGTCCTGCAGGTCGTAGTCGGCCTGTCCCTCGCGCTGGTCGAAGGGCCATGACGGAGGGTAGGAGGCCACGTGCACCCGTTCCCCCTGGGCGAGCAGGGTGTAGCGGGCGAGGGTGTTGGTGTTCTCCCCGCAGATCAGGGCGCCGACGTTCCAGCCGTCCAACTCCACCGGTCGCAGGTCGTGTGCGTCGCCGTGGGACCAGGTGAGGCGCTCGTAGTAGGTGGCAACGAGCTTGCGCCGGTGGTTGACCAGGCGTCCCTCCCGATCGAAGATCAGGTTGCTGTTGAAGAGCTGTCCCAGGGAGTGCGGCGCCCGCTCGTTCACGCCCACCGACAGCAACACCGAGTGACGGGTCGCGATCTGGCCGAGGCGCGCCACCTCGCTACCGGGCACGGTGATAGACGAGGCGACGAGCCGTTCGTGCAGGCCGTGCTGCTCGATGGGCGGCAGCACTCCTCCCCAGACGGGAAAGCCCGCGACGAAGCTCTCCCCGAAGGCGACGAGCTCGGCCCCGTTGCCCGCCGCCTCCCCCACGAGATGGTCGAGCTTGTCCAGCGTTCCCTCGACGTCGAGGAACTGCGGAGCCGCCTGCACCGCGGCCACCGTGAGCGCGGGTAGACCCCTGTCGGCCATGGCTTCCCTGCCCTTCTCAAGAGAACCGGAGATGTGGCATCGACAAAACAACGCCGAAAACGTTATTGTCGACGAATCTCGACAACAATTCTTTCGCCTTTACGACTGGCGAACACCATAAATATCCAGGCCACGATGGTCAATATGTTGTGTTTTGGAGATATGGTTTTATGTTGTCGAGGATCGTCGACGGAAGGGTCCGGGCATGCTGGAGGAGTTGGAGCAGATCGGTCTGGACCCGAAGGAGGCTCGCTTCTACCTGGCCGTACTCAATCTCGACCGACCCACCGTCGCCGAAGCGGCCCAGTCGGCGGACCTTACGCGCACCAACGGCTACGACATCGCCAAGCGCCTGGCCCGGCGAGGGTTCATCACCGTCACCGAGACAGGGGACCGCGCCGGGGGAGGCCGACGCACGCGGACCGTGCTCACGGCCAACGACCCGCAGGTGCTGCTGGACGAATGGCAGCAGCGCAAGCGGGCCCTGGATGCGTTGATGCCTCGGCTGCAGGCGATGCGGGCCAAGAGCAGCGCCCATCCCCGGGCACGTTATCTGGAAGGAGCCTCCGGGATCCGCAGGGCGCTGTTCGAGACCCTCGACTGGTCCAACCCGCTGCTCGGCATCCTGTCGATGCGGGACCTGTTCACCGTGCCGGGGCATCGGGCGATGGAGGAGTACATCGCCGGTCGACGAGAGCGTGGCCTGTGGCTGAAGGTGGTGCGCTCGCCGGAAAAGGACCTGGCCGACGACTGGCACTCCAGCGCGGTCGACCTGCGGGAGACCCGGTTCGCCCCTCCGGGGATGGTGTTCACCATGACCATGATCATCGGGGAGCGGACGGTGGCGGCCCTCTCCTCCCGCGGCGAGAACTTCGCCATGATGATCGAGAGCCAGGAGTACGCCGACACCCAGCGCAACCTCTTCGAGGTGCTGTGGCACACGAGTCAGCCCGACCAACCGGCTGGAGAATGAGCCGCACGGCTACGGACTCGGCCGCACGGACTCGATGGATTGGACCTGCAGCCGCACGCCGAAGCGTTCCGGGGGCGATCTGCTCGACCTCCTCGTTCCGCATCCGCTGCTCGTCGACGGTCGACCCCTCATCGATGCGCGCAGGATCTGCTCCAGAGGCGCCTTGGCGCGGAGCAGATGCGGGCACGGGCTCATGCCGATGCGGCGTTCCAGATCGCTGTGGACCCGGACCAGCGGTTACGACGCGATCATGTCTTGG
This sequence is a window from Spinactinospora alkalitolerans. Protein-coding genes within it:
- a CDS encoding hydroxyacid dehydrogenase, translating into MTEIYVSDAIHPDVLATIGESARVHLGWGDDAVDYARVAPAVDAVILRAETFSRAVIEASPNLRIIARHGVGTDNVDLHAAAEHCVWVTTTPGANSNAVAEYVFALLLSAARKVPQAMERVRGERWSEGKSDLVGFELGGRTIGVLGFGSIGRAVTRIATGFRMRVLAYDPAVEPADIAGAGAGPVELRELLAASDVVTVHVPLLPSTRNLLGADEIARMKPGSILVNTSRGGLVDENALADALRSGRLGGAVLDVLEAEAADMKDPLRHNALPLGTTPALGVTPHVAGQTTEAFRQAGHMAWEAVQAALADRTPPHAVQPRGGRMAAEA
- a CDS encoding RraA family protein; its protein translation is MYIDAAADNIRVSRPWARPTADLVNGLAAYPTALIGDVRRRMGLMSSEIRCLTPGLRLAGSILPIQIWEGDNLAIHRGLDEAQPGDVLVVAGNSVTGRSVFGGILAEICLAHGVKGVIVDGAVRDLEETARLGLPVFARAVSPAGPSKNGPGTVGAPVACGNMVCNPGDAVIGDDDGIIVVPADEVEETLALLPAQQQAETAILNRLAAERKQS
- a CDS encoding MFS transporter, translated to MTDTAQSAPGQRAKRRRALGGAMFGFFVDMYDIYLPVIALTPAMAYFTATGSSDVDVAVFSALIFVASIVGRPLGSLIFGPMGDRLGRRRTTLIAAGGSAVCTGIMTVMPGFHTIGVAALVLLVVLRLLDGVFLGGEYTAANPLAMEYAPRNRRGVFGSLINMGYPAALGFITIVTMLTLALFPTGGPDAPYSVWGWRVPFAVGFVFCVALFVLYWRSVPESELWTEVPEAGNPLKVLFSGRNLASFGVAFIVGSGCWLTLNGTVGVFSSHFGGLGVDVSRINLIILVSAAIGMVLFPFVGHLGQRFGRRQVIMVLGGVNLVVGPVALGLAVSQSDALAVIPFTVVAIIGGLFVWAMITAFLMELFPTEVRASGYGIAYSLPSMIPAFYAYYMVWLGDVMPYDYTPVVVLAAGGALLLVGGYLAKDRRHMELAEV
- a CDS encoding carbon-nitrogen hydrolase family protein; the encoded protein is MADRGLPALTVAAVQAAPQFLDVEGTLDKLDHLVGEAAGNGAELVAFGESFVAGFPVWGGVLPPIEQHGLHERLVASSITVPGSEVARLGQIATRHSVLLSVGVNERAPHSLGQLFNSNLIFDREGRLVNHRRKLVATYYERLTWSHGDAHDLRPVELDGWNVGALICGENTNTLARYTLLAQGERVHVASYPPSWPFDQREGQADYDLQDAIRIRSAAHAFEGKVFSVVAATALGDDAVAAVAEGDSRVEQLLRSAPTASLIVGPRGEVLAGPLVGGEGILYADVDLQDEVVLKRIHDIVGTYQRTDLFQLRVDTSRPAAVTLVDDTPARPEPQGEENEPND
- a CDS encoding TrmB family transcriptional regulator is translated as MLEELEQIGLDPKEARFYLAVLNLDRPTVAEAAQSADLTRTNGYDIAKRLARRGFITVTETGDRAGGGRRTRTVLTANDPQVLLDEWQQRKRALDALMPRLQAMRAKSSAHPRARYLEGASGIRRALFETLDWSNPLLGILSMRDLFTVPGHRAMEEYIAGRRERGLWLKVVRSPEKDLADDWHSSAVDLRETRFAPPGMVFTMTMIIGERTVAALSSRGENFAMMIESQEYADTQRNLFEVLWHTSQPDQPAGE